ATGGAAAGGGACGACGAAATATAGAACTCGACAAGCTTCTATGCAACAAAGCCTAAGTGCCTAACACTAAAAAAGTCCATTCTTCATATTGAAAACAGAAATACATGTCAATAAGACGGTAACCAGCTATTATTctatcaaaaattcaaaataagacCCCAAGTTTCCAAATTTCCACTGAAAACAAAACATAATCAACGTTAACAGAGAAACATAACAACattctaaaaacataaaatgacAACTTAAACTCATATTACCTTAAGAAGCAAAGCATCATGGTTTCTATTCAGACCTATTAGCAAACCTCTCAACCTTACTATCATTCAAATTAATCCCAACCATAGCTTCACCAAGTCCACAGCTAACATCAGCAAGCAACTGAGCATCACTATAATGAGTCACCGCCTGAACAATAGCCCTCGCCCGTTTCGCAGGATCCCCACTCTTAAACACACCAGACCCAACAAAAACACCATCACACCCCAACTGCATCATAAGTGCAGCGTCGGCCGGAGTCGCAACACCACCAGCAGCAAACTGAACAACAGGCAACCTACCCAACTGCTTAGTCTGCATAACCAAGTCATACGGAGCAGCAATTTTTTTAGCAAACGTAAAGACCTCATCTTCATCCATATTTCTCAAAGCCCTAATGTCCCCCATCACAGACCTCACATGGCGAACCGCCTCGACAACGTTACCCGTCCCGGCTTCGCCTTTTGTCCGAATCATTGCCGCCCCTTCACGTATTCTACGTAAGGCCTCACCCAAGTTCCGACACCCGCACACGAACGGAACATGAAAATTATGCTTGTTGATGTGGTGCTCCTCGTCGGCTAATGTAAGAACTTCGCTCTCATCTATGTAGTCAATACCGAGCACTTCGAGGATCTGGGCCTCGACGAAATGGCCGATACGAGCCTTGGCCATGACGGGGATAGTGATGGCTTGTTTAATTTCTTTGATAAGCTGCGGGTCGCTCATCCGAGCGACGCCGCCTTGTGCACGAATATCGGCGGGGACACGTTCCAAAGCCATGACGGCGCATGCACCGGCTTCTTCGGCTATGCGGGCTTGTTCGGCGTTGACGACATCCATTATAACTCCGCCGCGGAGCATCTGGGCGAGCCCGACTTTTACGGAGAAGGGGGATTTTTTGGTCTCGGCTATTGCTGCTCCGTTGCCGTAGACAGCGACGACACCGGTACCGGCcatggtttagggttttttttagagagagagtgggggtttagagagagaaagggtGGTGATTTAGAAGCGGTGGAGAAATGGATGGTGGTGGAGAGGTGTAAGTGAGGGTATTAATGGTTGTTATTATTGGCAAATAGAGTGGGAATTTTGTAAGGTGACGTGTTTAATTAGTAATCCTATGAGTTTCTTTTATatgtatttgattttatttcctTTCATGTTTGTAAATTTCAATTTCTTACCATACTCTTTCCGATATTATGATTTCTTACCATAAGTATATGGTATAACCTATTATCGGTCCCTGCATTTTGAGATCTTTGCATTTGAGATCCATGcaatgaaatattaaaaattatgtttttaatggATATGAATAATAACCTATTATCggttatttaaataataacgtcaaaatttatatttataatcattatttattagatattttaattatttttattgaatgtttaaattgttattatttagcattaaataaaaatataaataattaatttttttactatgttaaatagtaaaataaaataagttttttattcTAAGAAAGTAGACATTAACtcaaaaaataatactaatcttaatatttttttattaaactattaaaatgaTATTCTCTTGtgatgatttttcattttttaaaaaatataacaacatCATATTTAGCGGTAAACAGACGTCGATCTTCAGATATGTTAACTTTGAACTTGAATGTGTTATACAAGTTCATAAGTCAGAATTGGATACCTCTATTTCTAGAGCAGCCATATGAGGCGGTAGTCTGAATATActtctaattatttattaatttgtttttgagtcgtctttattttttaaaaacttaattttaaatatgtcGAGTAATGACCTCATTTACGATATATGgtataatatttaaaacataattattttgataaagtgatttttaatgtaattttatataaattagaatattaattttcaaaaagatTTAGTTTAAGtatccttaaaaaaaattatattttttattagtttaattttatatcctaattattaatttatacatcataaaaaaataattaaattgcatTATCATCTTGCATTATTGACTAacgaataattttatttttaaatgtatataattataaaataaatttagatttttgtttttatgaaaaaaaattacaagaattTTGTTTccataaagtaaaaataaaaatataaggatatcgtttgtaaaaaaaataaaaatacaggaattttatgtatataaattaaaagtacaGACTTAATCATTATATATCaaattacataaattaatttttattcttattaacgACGTATATATTACACATGCTAattaaaaatatccaaaattttcgattttttttcgtttatggaCCAAACTTTCAGAATCTTCAGTCTTAGTCTATTTCtcatttttcagtttcaattatatccaattgcTCAAAtttaaatggcaaaaaatttaatatgtgCTTCATATTACTTCATGTTTGGAGTTTTTGatgataaaatgataaattagaataatataaagcaatataaacgatatatttagattttttttcattttaatttgagcAGTTggttataattgaaactgaaaaatgaaaaatagctaaaattgaagattttgaaagtttggatcataaacaaaaaaaatcggAAAGATGATATAATGCCTTAAAGAAATATAAAAGTGCAGGAATGAATGGGTATTTTAGTACAGTGATTTTATGAGTAAAAATTGGGAATATAGGAACCTAAAAATAATTTACACCTCTTTTGTAGGATTACCATACAGATATTTGAAATATGTTTTTTAAACTAACTTCTCATCGCctgaatcttttttttttggtcaaaaatcGCCTGAATCTTTGCTTCATTTGAAATTTGATATGAAATGgataataatttattgaaaggattattctttttaaattagtaatattGACTTTACGAAAAATTgatataagttttttttagaCCGGATATAGGTTTAATTATACAGTAATAAAacttaatttgaattttgataagagacatatttatttaaaattatttagtttaaatttgacCAAacaaaatggattttaaaaggcttaattacttaaaaaccacccaccttataactttttttcatttataccatgacttaggaaaattttcaattgtaccctatttttaatttttatgttttatttctaccctaatgagttgaatttacctattttcttttgaaaaaaaatttaaattaatcctttatttttaacctatattctaataaaacgttaatgttaatcatttatgtatcttgtttttaatattttcatctttacattaattaaattatcaaaaacattaCTCTTGgtgtacaaacgaaacataaaaatcgaaaatatggtacaattgacaatttttctaggtcgtgatataaatgaaaaaaaattataaggtgagtgatttttaagtaattaggccgaTTTAAGAATAataactactccctccgtctcattttagaagtcccatttgactttacacacagattaagaaaatattaattattcttatcttttcatgttttttcatgttttgcccctattaatgatactggaattttccatagaactcttttaaaatgactaaaataaGGTTAAAATatggtattcaatggaaaaatattctaaaaataataatgggactttttaaatgggacattccaaaatagaatatgggacttcttaaacgggacggagggagtattttaaTATGAGCTTACTGCTTACATAGGCCAATTGATACAAAAATGTGGAAGtatgtataaaaaattagaCTTATCTCCTTAAAACCCCCCCACCTTTTAgtcccaattcgtttgcaccctcacgttgtaaaaccaccaaatatactcaaattacgaccttttactttcaattgcacccttaggcatcaaattgacctcttttcacttgaaaaatgttcaaattaatactttaaattttaacatatattctaaataggccttaatgttatatttaaaacgaaaataaaactatttttttgaacatttttcaagtgaaaaaaggtcaatttgatgtttgagggtgcaattgaaagtgaaaggtcgtaatttgggtatatttggtggttttacaacgtgagggtgcaaacgaattggggctaaaaggtggggggtttttaaggggataatcCAAAAAATTATGAATGTCAATGAGGAGCATACTACAGTTTAGGGACTGCaggtaaaatatttatttgtaatttgatCGGACGGCTAGAAAAAGAGGCTGCGCAACGGTTGGGATGGATGCAGGTGACTGTGTAGCGGCGCCTCGGTTTGCGCTAAAGAGAGGCGGCTACGTGGAGAATCAGAATGCAGGTGTTTTTTGATTGGCGGGAATTGCCGTATTCCTCGAGTGACGAGTCAATACTTTGTCCTACCAATAATTATTCGAAAAAACTACAGCAAGGGTGACtagattttttcaaatattctttttaGATATATGTACTTATTTtttaaggattattttaaaatgatggatttaaaatttgtttacaCTTTTTTCATCCATCTTTCCAATATTTTCTTCGATTtaaatagcaatttgccccatcaatttataaacaatgaacaattaacacataaattaattttgtggacaaattagtatataaatttgGTGATTATAAGTAATTAGttccattttagtaatttaacttacaagttaaggTGGTAAATTGCCAGTTGCGGGAACAATTAACCTACAAATTGAGAAAAATTGCCAAACTAAAATTTTTTGTCCATAATCACCAaattcgtgtattaatttgcccacaaaatatatttatgtgttaattgcctcttacttacaagttgagggggcatattgccatttaagtcatttttctTGCTATCTTTTTTACAAATATCATTTTAGGTTATTTTTTAACATAGCCGAACTTCTCTCTCTCCCTCCTTctattaactttttttcttttttttttttctgtttttaccgTTTTATCCATCTGACCTATAAATTTAACGTCTCATCTatttaacctctaaacttatTAAATATTCTTATTTGACCTATAaacttgataaataaataaacattaaatccATTTGCTTCCACCTGCCACCTAAAATATTCTAGAAGACCATATGTATGgagaaatttaatattaattatttattaaatttaagagttaaatagcaaatataaatttagtaatTCACACacataaaaattcaataatctataaattctcttttttaagataaaaagatataaattcaataatcaaactatatattaaatcTTCTAATTTTAGTCAAAGTTAGAGAATCTTAAGATTCATGCACAACTTTGAGACGAGGGTTGTCTTTCAATATGCAACCCA
This region of Mercurialis annua linkage group LG1-X, ddMerAnnu1.2, whole genome shotgun sequence genomic DNA includes:
- the LOC126655290 gene encoding probable pyridoxal 5'-phosphate synthase subunit PDX1 — encoded protein: MAGTGVVAVYGNGAAIAETKKSPFSVKVGLAQMLRGGVIMDVVNAEQARIAEEAGACAVMALERVPADIRAQGGVARMSDPQLIKEIKQAITIPVMAKARIGHFVEAQILEVLGIDYIDESEVLTLADEEHHINKHNFHVPFVCGCRNLGEALRRIREGAAMIRTKGEAGTGNVVEAVRHVRSVMGDIRALRNMDEDEVFTFAKKIAAPYDLVMQTKQLGRLPVVQFAAGGVATPADAALMMQLGCDGVFVGSGVFKSGDPAKRARAIVQAVTHYSDAQLLADVSCGLGEAMVGINLNDSKVERFANRSE